In a genomic window of Mycolicibacterium neoaurum VKM Ac-1815D:
- the metE gene encoding 5-methyltetrahydropteroyltriglutamate--homocysteine S-methyltransferase: protein MTTQSAPLFTATILGSPRVGPNRELKRAVEKYWSKKMDRAELEAVAATLRGDTVRHLADAGADSIPVNTFSYYDHMLDQSVLLGALPPRVAGVRDDLDRYFAAARGGTYDGVDVAPLEMTKWFDTNYHYIVPEIGPNTAFTLNPAKLLAELDEATAVDVPLRPVVVGPITYLALSKAVDGAGAPIERLDELVDVYAELLELLAERGIGWVQIDEPILVTDDVDDVGALAETTYARLGALSHRPAIFVATYFGQLTDALPALARTPVEAIGIDAVDGSVDAVAAVPELAEKTVVAGVVDGRNIWRTDLESALATLATLVGPAGRVVVSTSCSTLHVPYSLEPETDLDEALRSWLAFGAEKVAEVVTLAKGLAQGRAAIASEIENSNAAAASRKVDPRLNNTDIRSRLDDIRVAGASGRGIAADRRTAQQERLNLPTLPTTTIGSYPQTTEIRLARADLRAGRIDEAQYEQKMKDEVAAVIALQEELGIDVLVHGEPERNDMVQYFAEQLEGFFATQNGWVQSYGSRCVRPPILYGDVARPRPMTVEWAAYAQSLTAKPVKGMLTGPVTILAWSFVRDDQPLADTAAQVALAIRDETVDLEKAGIAIIQVDEPALRELLPLRSKEKKDYLAWSVEAFRLATAGVRDDTQVHTHLCYSEFGEVIGAIADLDADVTSIEAARSHMEVLTDLNAVGFSNGVGPGVYDIHSPRVPTTQEMIVALREALEAVPAERLWVNPDCGLKTRRTDEVIESLRNMVEAATAVRAER from the coding sequence GTGACAACACAATCTGCCCCTTTGTTCACCGCCACCATCCTGGGGTCGCCGCGTGTCGGCCCGAACCGCGAGCTGAAGCGCGCGGTTGAGAAGTACTGGTCCAAAAAGATGGACCGCGCCGAGCTCGAAGCTGTGGCAGCCACCCTGCGGGGTGACACCGTGCGCCACCTGGCCGACGCCGGCGCGGACTCGATACCGGTCAACACCTTCTCCTACTACGACCACATGCTGGACCAATCGGTGTTGCTCGGAGCCCTGCCCCCGCGTGTTGCGGGCGTCCGCGACGACCTGGACCGCTACTTCGCCGCCGCCCGCGGCGGGACGTACGACGGCGTCGACGTTGCCCCCTTGGAGATGACCAAGTGGTTCGACACCAACTATCACTACATCGTTCCCGAGATCGGCCCGAATACCGCTTTCACGCTGAATCCCGCCAAACTGCTCGCCGAACTCGACGAGGCGACGGCGGTCGATGTGCCGCTGCGTCCGGTAGTCGTGGGTCCCATCACCTATCTGGCGCTGAGCAAGGCCGTCGACGGTGCCGGCGCGCCGATCGAGCGGCTCGACGAATTGGTCGATGTCTACGCTGAACTGCTGGAGCTCCTTGCCGAACGCGGGATCGGTTGGGTTCAGATCGACGAGCCGATCCTGGTCACCGATGACGTCGACGACGTCGGTGCACTGGCCGAGACCACGTACGCCCGGCTCGGTGCGCTCTCCCACCGCCCGGCCATCTTCGTCGCGACATACTTCGGCCAGTTGACCGACGCGTTGCCTGCCCTGGCCCGCACCCCTGTCGAGGCCATCGGAATCGACGCGGTGGACGGCTCGGTGGATGCCGTTGCTGCTGTGCCGGAACTGGCCGAAAAGACCGTCGTCGCCGGCGTTGTCGACGGACGCAACATCTGGCGCACCGACCTGGAGAGCGCGCTGGCCACACTCGCCACGCTTGTGGGCCCAGCCGGCCGTGTCGTCGTGTCGACATCGTGCTCGACACTGCACGTGCCGTACTCGTTGGAGCCCGAGACCGACCTCGATGAGGCATTGCGTAGCTGGCTGGCCTTCGGCGCCGAGAAGGTCGCCGAAGTGGTGACCTTGGCCAAGGGGCTCGCGCAGGGCAGGGCAGCCATCGCCTCGGAGATCGAAAACTCGAATGCCGCAGCGGCTTCCCGCAAGGTCGACCCTCGGCTGAACAACACCGATATCCGCTCCCGACTCGACGACATCCGGGTCGCGGGAGCATCCGGACGGGGCATCGCCGCCGATCGGCGCACCGCGCAGCAGGAACGGCTGAACCTCCCCACGCTGCCGACCACGACCATCGGCTCATACCCGCAGACCACCGAGATCCGGTTGGCACGCGCAGATCTTCGTGCCGGCAGGATCGACGAAGCCCAGTATGAGCAGAAAATGAAAGACGAGGTAGCGGCTGTCATCGCGTTGCAGGAAGAACTCGGCATCGACGTGCTGGTGCACGGTGAGCCCGAGCGCAACGACATGGTGCAGTACTTCGCCGAGCAGTTGGAGGGGTTCTTCGCCACCCAGAACGGTTGGGTTCAGTCCTACGGGTCCCGGTGTGTCCGTCCCCCGATTCTCTACGGCGACGTGGCGCGTCCGCGCCCGATGACCGTCGAGTGGGCGGCCTACGCGCAGTCGCTCACCGCCAAACCGGTCAAAGGAATGCTGACCGGTCCGGTGACCATCCTGGCGTGGTCGTTCGTCCGTGATGACCAACCGCTGGCCGATACGGCAGCACAGGTCGCACTCGCGATTCGGGACGAGACGGTGGACCTGGAGAAGGCCGGTATCGCCATCATCCAGGTCGATGAACCGGCGCTGCGCGAACTCCTCCCATTGCGCTCCAAGGAGAAGAAGGATTACCTGGCGTGGTCGGTGGAGGCCTTCAGGTTGGCCACTGCGGGTGTGCGCGACGACACCCAGGTGCACACCCATCTGTGCTACTCGGAGTTCGGGGAAGTGATCGGCGCCATCGCCGACCTCGATGCCGACGTCACGTCCATCGAGGCGGCACGATCGCATATGGAGGTGCTCACCGATCTCAACGCGGTGGGCTTCAGCAATGGAGTGGGACCGGGGGTCTACGACATTCATTCCCCGCGGGTGCCAACCACGCAGGAGATGATCGTGGCACTACGTGAGGCGCTGGAAGCGGTGCCTGCGGAACGCCTTTGGGTCAACCCGGACTGCGGCCTGAAGACTCGCAGGACCGACGAGGTCATCGAGTCGCTCCGCAACATGGTCGAGGCCGCCACGGCGGTGCGCGCAGAACGTTGA
- the folP gene encoding dihydropteroate synthase — protein sequence MSVRDRDTPMRVMGILNATPDSFWARSRFDTVDRAVEAGLMMFDDGAWAVDVGGESTRPGAVAVSVDEELGRVVPIVTELAHCGVVSVDTRNREVAEQAVRAGARIINDVSGKLYDLAGRLSVGYVSMHAHTVPVLAEGYPEYGDVNAEVRAFVQGTAESAFSAGARPVWVDPGIGFGKSVADNLELLRRLPDLCGGPFPVLLGMSRKSFLGAMTGRGVDDRLAASLAVVGPAWAAGVDTVRVHDVPETVDTITVLEALGGTARAPTVPLSDQ from the coding sequence ATGAGCGTACGTGACCGTGACACGCCGATGCGGGTCATGGGTATCCTCAACGCGACACCCGACTCCTTCTGGGCGCGAAGCAGATTCGATACAGTCGATCGGGCCGTGGAGGCCGGCCTGATGATGTTCGACGACGGAGCTTGGGCGGTGGACGTCGGCGGAGAATCGACTAGGCCGGGAGCTGTTGCGGTATCCGTGGACGAAGAGCTCGGTCGTGTGGTGCCGATCGTCACCGAACTCGCTCATTGCGGTGTGGTGTCGGTCGATACCCGTAATCGTGAGGTCGCAGAGCAAGCAGTCCGGGCCGGAGCACGCATCATCAACGACGTGTCCGGCAAGCTGTACGACCTCGCCGGGCGACTGAGCGTCGGGTATGTGAGCATGCACGCGCATACGGTTCCGGTTCTGGCAGAAGGGTACCCGGAATATGGCGACGTGAACGCCGAGGTGCGAGCCTTTGTCCAGGGAACTGCTGAATCGGCATTCTCAGCTGGTGCCAGGCCGGTGTGGGTGGATCCGGGAATCGGGTTCGGCAAGTCTGTTGCCGACAACCTCGAATTGCTGCGCCGACTACCTGATCTGTGCGGCGGGCCTTTTCCCGTGCTACTCGGGATGAGCCGCAAGTCTTTTCTCGGCGCGATGACCGGTCGCGGTGTGGACGATCGGCTGGCGGCCTCGCTTGCTGTCGTGGGCCCGGCCTGGGCGGCAGGAGTCGACACCGTGCGAGTCCACGACGTCCCAGAGACCGTCGATACCATCACTGTGCTCGAGGCACTTGGTGGAACGGCCCGAGCGCCTACAGTGCCCCTGAGTGATCAATGA
- a CDS encoding mycobacterial-type methylenetetrahydrofolate reductase: protein MPLNTIALELVPPNLDRGPDHVRDEARKILELSTTAGISGRIGHVMLPGMIEEDGDRPVEMLPKMDVLDYWTALRADLAGVRGLCTQVTAFHDETALRTRLTDLNTVGFDGMIFVGVPRTMNDGDGHGVAPADALSKFDGLVANRGVILIPTREGEQGRFDFKCTKGATFGMTQLLYSDAIVDFLRVFAKATEHRPEILLSFGFVPKIESRVGLIDWLIRDPGNEAVAAEQAFVRRLAASDSATKRVLLVDLYKKVIDGVVGLGFPLSLHFEAPYGVSAPAFDTLAEMLAYWSPR, encoded by the coding sequence GTGCCCCTGAATACCATCGCGTTGGAGTTGGTGCCGCCCAATCTGGACCGTGGACCCGACCACGTCCGTGACGAGGCGCGCAAGATCCTGGAACTGTCGACAACGGCGGGCATCTCTGGGCGTATCGGGCATGTGATGCTCCCCGGCATGATCGAGGAGGATGGCGACCGGCCCGTCGAGATGCTGCCCAAGATGGACGTTCTCGACTATTGGACGGCACTGCGCGCGGATCTCGCCGGGGTGCGCGGTTTGTGCACCCAGGTCACCGCCTTTCACGACGAGACAGCGCTGCGCACCCGCCTGACGGACCTGAACACCGTGGGATTCGACGGCATGATCTTCGTCGGGGTACCGCGCACCATGAACGACGGTGACGGTCACGGTGTGGCTCCGGCAGATGCACTCTCGAAGTTTGACGGGTTGGTCGCCAACCGAGGCGTCATCCTCATCCCTACCCGCGAGGGTGAGCAGGGCAGATTCGACTTCAAATGCACCAAGGGTGCCACCTTCGGCATGACCCAACTGCTCTATTCGGATGCGATCGTGGACTTCCTGCGAGTTTTCGCCAAGGCCACTGAGCACCGCCCGGAGATCTTGCTGTCCTTCGGATTCGTGCCGAAGATAGAGAGCCGGGTCGGGTTGATCGACTGGTTGATCCGGGACCCGGGCAACGAGGCGGTCGCTGCCGAACAGGCCTTCGTCAGACGACTCGCCGCCAGCGACTCCGCCACGAAACGTGTTCTCTTGGTCGACCTCTACAAGAAGGTCATCGACGGAGTGGTGGGCCTCGGATTCCCACTGAGTCTGCATTTCGAGGCGCCCTACGGTGTCAGCGCGCCCGCATTCGACACCCTCGCCGAGATGCTGGCCTACTGGTCGCCGCGATGA
- the prpB gene encoding methylisocitrate lyase yields the protein MSLMGASTSAGEKRARFRTALKSGRLQRFPGAFSPLVAKLVAEIGFDGVYVSGAVLSADLGLPDIGLTTLTEVTSRGAQIAAATDLPTLIDADTGFGEPMSAARTVTLLEDAGLAGLHLEDQVNPKRCGHLDGKAVVKTSEMVKRLRAAVAARRDPNFVICARTDAAGIEGIGAAIDRAKAYADAGADLIFTEALHNPADFEHFRDAVDTPLLANMTEFGKSELLTAGQLADIGYNVVIYPVTTLRLAMHAVETGLREINSAGTQSGLLDQMQHRSRLYELLHYAEYNEFDSDIYNFALQGVAP from the coding sequence ATGAGCCTGATGGGTGCGTCGACCTCGGCCGGAGAGAAACGAGCGCGCTTCCGCACCGCACTGAAATCCGGTCGGCTACAGCGGTTTCCGGGTGCGTTCTCTCCGCTGGTCGCGAAGCTGGTCGCCGAGATCGGTTTCGACGGTGTCTACGTGTCCGGTGCGGTGCTGTCGGCTGACCTCGGGCTACCCGATATCGGCCTCACGACACTGACCGAGGTGACCAGTCGGGGTGCGCAGATCGCTGCGGCGACGGACCTGCCGACCCTGATCGACGCCGACACCGGGTTCGGTGAGCCCATGAGCGCCGCGCGCACGGTCACCCTCCTCGAGGACGCCGGCCTGGCCGGCCTGCACCTCGAAGACCAGGTGAACCCCAAGCGTTGCGGTCACCTCGACGGCAAGGCCGTGGTCAAAACGTCCGAGATGGTCAAGCGGCTGCGGGCGGCGGTCGCTGCGCGGCGCGATCCCAACTTTGTGATCTGTGCCCGCACCGACGCCGCCGGCATCGAAGGAATCGGTGCCGCGATCGATCGGGCCAAGGCCTACGCCGATGCCGGGGCCGATCTGATCTTCACCGAGGCGTTGCACAATCCGGCCGACTTCGAGCACTTCCGGGACGCCGTCGACACGCCGCTACTGGCGAACATGACCGAGTTCGGCAAGTCCGAACTGTTGACCGCCGGCCAGCTCGCCGATATCGGCTACAACGTCGTCATCTATCCGGTCACCACGCTGCGGTTGGCCATGCATGCCGTCGAAACCGGTCTGCGTGAGATCAATTCGGCGGGAACCCAATCCGGACTGCTGGATCAGATGCAACACCGCAGCCGGCTCTACGAACTGTTGCACTACGCCGAGTACAACGAATTCGATTCCGACATCTACAACTTCGCACTGCAAGGGGTGGCACCATGA
- a CDS encoding bifunctional 2-methylcitrate synthase/citrate synthase, protein MSAVEDSPRICKGLAGVVVDTTAISKVVPETNSLTYRGYAVQDLAAMCSFEEVAYLLWHGELPGDQELALFTQRERAARRMDRGMQSLLSKLPDTCHPMDVVRTLISYMGAQDPDEDDSSPRANYDKSLRMLAVLPTIVAADMRRRRGLDPIAPHSHMSYAQNFLHMCFGDVPEKVIVDAFEASMVLYAEHSFNASTFASRVVTSTQSDIYSAVTAAIGALKGPLHGGANEAVMHDMLEIGSADKASEWLHGKLSRKDKVMGFGHRVYKNGDSRVPTMKESLIRVAAVRDGQKWLDIYNVLEADMAAATGIKPNLDFPTGPAYHLMGFDIGCFTTIFVMSRITGWTAHIMEQTASNALIRPLSEYVGTAQRPLERRR, encoded by the coding sequence ATGAGCGCTGTCGAAGACAGTCCGCGCATCTGCAAGGGCCTGGCCGGCGTCGTCGTGGACACGACGGCGATCTCCAAGGTTGTCCCGGAGACCAATTCGCTGACCTATCGCGGTTACGCGGTACAGGATCTGGCTGCCATGTGTTCCTTCGAAGAGGTCGCCTACCTGCTGTGGCACGGCGAGCTGCCCGGAGACCAAGAGCTGGCTCTGTTCACTCAGCGTGAGCGTGCTGCCCGACGGATGGACCGCGGTATGCAGTCCTTGCTCTCCAAGCTGCCCGACACCTGCCACCCGATGGACGTCGTGCGGACATTGATCAGCTACATGGGCGCCCAGGACCCCGATGAGGATGACAGCAGTCCGAGGGCCAACTACGACAAGTCGCTCCGCATGCTGGCCGTGCTGCCGACGATCGTGGCCGCGGACATGCGCAGGCGTCGCGGTCTCGACCCGATCGCCCCGCACAGTCACATGAGCTATGCACAGAATTTCTTGCACATGTGCTTCGGGGATGTCCCGGAGAAGGTCATCGTGGACGCCTTCGAAGCATCGATGGTGCTCTACGCCGAACACAGCTTCAATGCTTCCACGTTCGCGAGCAGGGTTGTCACCTCCACGCAGTCCGACATCTACAGCGCGGTGACCGCGGCCATCGGTGCGCTGAAGGGTCCGCTGCACGGCGGCGCCAATGAGGCCGTGATGCACGACATGCTGGAGATCGGTTCTGCCGACAAGGCATCGGAATGGTTGCACGGCAAACTGTCCCGCAAGGACAAGGTGATGGGCTTCGGCCATCGGGTCTACAAGAACGGTGACTCACGCGTACCGACCATGAAGGAGTCGCTGATCCGGGTCGCCGCCGTCCGGGACGGGCAGAAATGGTTGGACATCTACAACGTGCTGGAGGCCGATATGGCCGCCGCCACCGGTATCAAGCCCAATCTGGATTTCCCGACCGGGCCGGCGTACCACCTTATGGGTTTCGACATCGGTTGCTTCACAACGATCTTCGTGATGAGTCGGATCACCGGGTGGACGGCCCACATCATGGAGCAAACCGCTTCAAACGCTCTCATCCGGCCGTTGAGTGAGTACGTCGGGACCGCCCAGCGACCGCTGGAACGTCGCCGGTGA
- a CDS encoding glycoside hydrolase family 16 protein, whose translation MLMLGLGAAAAALPAATAHGEPLPGDLGPGPGTPTPEAAAPPILWQDEFNGPAGSPPDPASWFIVPQRETIRNPVEWDKPFNMGRYVTDQEHVFQDGNGNLVIRATEGPGANIQEKFASAKIIGNWRGGVGTTWEARVKLNCLTNGAWPAFWLINDNPVRGGEVDLFEWYGNRDWPSGTTVHARLDGTQFQTFKHPIDSNWHTWRMTWKPEGMYFWRDYEPGMEPFWTVRADSLGEWPFNDPGFTMAPVFNIAIGGSGGREPAGGNYPAEMLIDWIRVF comes from the coding sequence ATGTTGATGCTCGGACTCGGTGCGGCGGCCGCCGCACTCCCCGCCGCGACCGCTCACGGCGAGCCTTTGCCCGGTGATCTGGGCCCCGGGCCGGGGACTCCGACGCCCGAAGCGGCGGCGCCGCCCATCCTGTGGCAGGACGAATTCAACGGTCCGGCCGGATCACCGCCGGACCCCGCGTCGTGGTTCATCGTGCCGCAGCGTGAGACCATCCGTAACCCGGTCGAGTGGGACAAGCCGTTCAACATGGGCCGCTATGTCACCGACCAGGAACACGTGTTCCAGGACGGCAACGGCAACCTGGTCATCCGCGCCACGGAGGGACCGGGTGCCAATATCCAGGAGAAGTTCGCCAGCGCCAAGATCATCGGCAACTGGCGCGGCGGAGTGGGGACGACCTGGGAGGCGCGCGTCAAACTGAACTGCCTGACCAACGGCGCGTGGCCGGCCTTCTGGCTGATCAACGACAATCCGGTGCGCGGCGGCGAGGTCGACCTGTTCGAGTGGTACGGCAATCGGGATTGGCCGTCGGGCACCACCGTTCACGCGCGTCTGGACGGCACCCAGTTCCAGACCTTCAAACACCCCATCGACAGCAATTGGCACACCTGGCGGATGACCTGGAAGCCCGAGGGGATGTACTTCTGGCGCGACTACGAACCGGGCATGGAACCGTTCTGGACGGTGCGCGCGGATTCGTTGGGGGAATGGCCGTTCAACGATCCGGGCTTCACAATGGCGCCGGTGTTCAACATCGCCATCGGTGGTTCCGGTGGCCGTGAGCCCGCTGGTGGCAACTATCCCGCCGAGATGCTGATCGATTGGATCCGGGTCTTCTAG
- a CDS encoding pyruvate carboxylase produces the protein MISKLLVANRGEIAIRAFRAAFELGATTVAVYPFEDRNSLHRLKADESYQIGDEGHPVRAYLSVPEIIRVAKHAGADAVYPGYGFMSENPELARACVEAGITFVGPSAQVLELTGNKARAIAAAREAGLPVLASSEPSDSVEDLLAAAASMTFPLFVKAVSGGGGRGMRRVEESSGLGEAIEAASREAESAFGDGRVYLEQAVINPRHIEVQILADGDGNVIHLFERDCSLQRRHQKVIELAPAPNLDPAVREKICADAVALARHIDYFCAGTIEFLLDERGHHVFIECNPRIQVEHTVTEEITDVDLVSSQLRIAAGETLADLGLSQDGIAIRGAAMQCRITTEDPANGFRPDTGRITAYRSPGGAGIRLDGGTHTGAEISAHFDSMLVKLTCRGRDFGMAAARARRALAEFRIRGVTTNIPFLLAVIDDPDFRAGRVTTSFIDERPQLLTSHTPADRGTKILNYLADVTVNKPNGARPSTVYAADKLPPCDLSVAPPAGSKQKLVELGPQGFAQWLKDSPALGVTDTTFRDAHQSLLATRVRSNGLLLVAPYVARLTPQLLSVECWGGATYDVALRFLKEDPWERLAALREAMPNICLQMLLRGRNTVGYTPYPELVTEAFVDEATATGVDIFRIFDALNNVDSMRPAIDAVRATGSAVAEVAMSYTGDLSNPAEDLYTLDYYLRLAEQIVEAGAHVLAIKDMAGLLRPQAATKLVGALTERFDLPVHVHTHDTPGGQLATYLAAWTAGASAVDGASAPLAGTTSQPALSAIVAATAHTDRDTGLDLKAVCDLEPYWEALRKVYSPFEAGLPAPTGRVYTHEIPGGQLSNLRTQAVALGLGDRFEEIEDAYAGADRVLGRLVKVTPSSKVVGDLALALVGAGADADEFAADPDRYDIPDSVIGFLRGELGDPAGGWPEPLRSKALQGRADAKPETPLSAEDEAALKVGGRARQETLNRLLFPGPTKEFQAHRDQYGDTSMLSANQFFYGLRQGEEHRVQLEPGVELLIGLEAVSEADERGMRTVLAILNGQLRPTLVRDRSIASEVAAAEKADKTNPDHIAAPFAGVVTIGVDAGDTVQAGHTIATIEAMKMEAAITAPKAGTVTRIAVTGTAQVEGGDLLVVIS, from the coding sequence GTGATATCGAAACTCTTGGTGGCCAATCGCGGCGAGATCGCCATCCGCGCGTTCCGCGCGGCGTTCGAACTCGGTGCAACGACCGTTGCGGTGTACCCGTTCGAGGATCGCAATTCGTTGCATCGCCTGAAGGCTGATGAGTCGTATCAGATCGGGGATGAGGGGCATCCGGTCCGGGCGTATCTGTCGGTGCCGGAGATCATCCGGGTGGCCAAGCATGCCGGTGCGGATGCGGTGTATCCGGGGTATGGCTTCATGTCGGAGAACCCGGAGTTGGCGCGGGCGTGTGTGGAGGCCGGGATCACTTTCGTGGGCCCGTCGGCGCAGGTGTTGGAGTTGACGGGCAATAAGGCGCGGGCGATCGCGGCGGCGCGGGAGGCCGGTCTGCCGGTGTTGGCGTCCTCGGAGCCTTCGGATTCGGTGGAGGATCTGCTGGCTGCGGCGGCCTCGATGACGTTTCCGCTGTTCGTCAAGGCGGTCTCCGGTGGTGGTGGTCGGGGGATGCGCCGCGTCGAGGAGTCGTCGGGGTTGGGTGAGGCGATCGAGGCGGCGTCGCGGGAGGCGGAGTCGGCGTTCGGGGACGGCCGGGTCTATCTGGAGCAGGCGGTGATCAACCCGCGCCATATCGAGGTGCAGATCCTCGCCGATGGTGACGGCAACGTGATCCATCTGTTCGAGCGGGACTGCAGTTTGCAGCGTCGCCATCAGAAGGTCATCGAGTTGGCCCCGGCCCCGAATCTGGATCCGGCGGTGCGGGAGAAGATCTGTGCCGATGCGGTGGCATTGGCACGGCACATCGATTACTTCTGTGCGGGCACCATCGAGTTTCTGCTCGACGAGCGCGGTCATCATGTGTTCATTGAGTGCAATCCGCGGATTCAGGTGGAGCACACGGTGACCGAGGAGATCACCGATGTGGATTTGGTGTCCTCGCAGTTGCGGATCGCTGCGGGGGAGACCCTGGCCGACCTCGGTCTGTCGCAGGACGGCATCGCGATTCGGGGTGCGGCGATGCAGTGCCGCATCACCACCGAGGACCCGGCCAACGGGTTTCGTCCCGATACCGGGCGTATCACGGCCTACCGCTCTCCGGGTGGTGCGGGTATCCGGTTGGATGGTGGCACGCACACCGGTGCGGAGATCAGCGCGCATTTCGATTCGATGTTGGTGAAGTTGACCTGCCGCGGCCGGGATTTCGGTATGGCCGCCGCGCGGGCGCGTCGTGCGTTGGCGGAATTCCGGATCCGCGGCGTGACGACGAATATCCCGTTTTTGTTGGCGGTGATCGATGATCCGGATTTCCGGGCGGGCCGGGTGACGACATCGTTCATCGATGAGCGCCCGCAGCTGTTGACCTCGCACACCCCGGCCGATCGTGGCACCAAGATCCTGAACTATCTGGCCGATGTGACGGTGAACAAGCCCAACGGGGCGCGCCCGTCGACGGTGTATGCCGCCGACAAGCTGCCCCCGTGCGACCTGTCGGTGGCCCCGCCTGCGGGGTCCAAGCAGAAGTTGGTGGAGCTCGGGCCGCAGGGATTTGCGCAGTGGCTCAAGGATTCCCCGGCCCTCGGGGTGACCGATACGACGTTCCGCGATGCGCATCAGTCGTTGTTGGCGACCCGGGTGCGCTCCAACGGGTTGTTGTTGGTGGCGCCGTATGTGGCCCGGTTGACCCCGCAGTTGCTCTCGGTGGAGTGTTGGGGTGGCGCGACTTATGATGTGGCGCTGCGCTTTTTGAAGGAAGACCCGTGGGAGCGCCTTGCCGCGTTGCGGGAGGCGATGCCCAACATCTGTTTGCAGATGCTGCTGCGCGGCCGTAACACCGTGGGCTACACCCCGTATCCGGAGCTTGTCACCGAGGCCTTTGTCGATGAGGCGACCGCGACCGGTGTCGATATTTTCCGGATTTTCGATGCATTGAACAATGTGGACTCGATGCGCCCGGCCATCGATGCGGTGCGCGCCACCGGGTCGGCGGTGGCCGAGGTGGCGATGTCCTACACCGGGGACCTCAGCAACCCTGCCGAGGACCTCTACACCCTGGATTACTACTTGCGCTTGGCCGAGCAGATCGTCGAGGCCGGGGCGCATGTGTTGGCGATCAAGGACATGGCCGGGTTGTTGCGCCCGCAGGCCGCCACGAAGCTCGTGGGTGCGCTGACCGAGCGGTTTGATCTGCCGGTGCATGTGCACACCCATGACACTCCCGGTGGGCAGTTGGCGACCTATCTGGCGGCCTGGACGGCGGGCGCTTCGGCGGTGGATGGGGCGTCGGCGCCGTTGGCGGGCACCACGAGCCAGCCCGCACTGTCGGCGATCGTGGCCGCGACCGCGCATACCGACCGCGATACGGGTCTGGACCTCAAGGCGGTGTGTGATCTGGAGCCGTACTGGGAGGCGTTGCGCAAGGTCTACAGCCCGTTTGAGGCCGGTCTGCCGGCGCCGACGGGGCGGGTGTACACCCATGAGATCCCGGGCGGGCAGCTGTCCAATTTGCGGACCCAGGCCGTCGCGTTGGGGTTGGGGGATCGGTTCGAGGAGATCGAGGACGCCTACGCCGGGGCGGATCGGGTGTTGGGCCGGTTGGTCAAGGTGACCCCGTCGAGCAAGGTGGTCGGCGATTTGGCGTTGGCGTTGGTGGGTGCCGGTGCTGATGCCGATGAGTTCGCCGCCGATCCGGATCGCTATGACATTCCTGACAGTGTGATCGGGTTTTTGCGGGGTGAGTTGGGGGATCCGGCCGGTGGTTGGCCGGAACCGTTGCGTAGCAAGGCCTTGCAGGGCCGCGCCGACGCCAAACCCGAAACCCCGCTCTCGGCCGAGGATGAGGCGGCATTGAAGGTGGGTGGGCGCGCCCGTCAGGAGACGCTGAATCGGTTGCTGTTCCCGGGGCCGACCAAGGAGTTTCAGGCCCACCGCGATCAGTACGGTGATACCTCGATGCTGAGCGCGAACCAGTTCTTCTACGGGCTGCGCCAGGGCGAGGAACACCGTGTGCAACTCGAACCCGGTGTGGAACTGCTCATCGGGTTGGAGGCCGTGTCGGAGGCCGACGAGCGTGGGATGCGTACCGTGCTGGCCATCCTCAACGGCCAGCTGCGTCCCACCCTGGTCCGGGACCGCAGCATCGCCAGCGAGGTCGCCGCGGCCGAGAAGGCCGACAAGACCAACCCCGACCATATCGCCGCCCCGTTCGCCGGGGTCGTCACCATCGGCGTGGACGCCGGTGACACCGTGCAGGCCGGACACACCATCGCCACCATCGAAGCCATGAAGATGGAAGCTGCCATCACCGCACCCAAGGCCGGCACCGTGACCCGCATCGCCGTCACCGGCACCGCCCAAGTCGAAGGCGGCGACCTCCTGGTCGTGATCTCCTGA